From Dietzia sp. ANT_WB102, a single genomic window includes:
- the selA gene encoding L-seryl-tRNA(Sec) selenium transferase, with protein MLRDPRLAEAVAGLGRELVKGEIRRAQDSARAGALPAEEIIDAVVDALPTAPVTLTPVLNASGVLLHTNLGRAPLSDAAVRALAEAAGTNDVELDLDTGRRGRRGRGALDALRAAVASAGDVHVVNNGAAALALVATALGGPGRTIVIARGEMVEIGDGFRLPELLESTGTRLREVGTTNRVNAGDYARAIDDTTAFVLKVHPSNFVVSGFTSTVHPAELRDLGVPLVVDIGSGLLAPHPALPDEPDMTSTLAAGADLVTASGDKLLGGPQAGVLAGDADLVHRLRRHPLARALRVDKLTLAALEATLRGPRPPVVAGLEADPAALWVRAERLAGRLREAGLDAQAVRSVAAVGGGGAPGVDLPSAAVSLPERFADSLRAGRPAVLGRVTDGRCLLDLRALPGGDDDELGRLVLRAGALA; from the coding sequence CTGCTCCGCGATCCCCGGCTCGCCGAGGCGGTCGCAGGGCTGGGGCGGGAGCTGGTCAAGGGGGAGATCCGCCGCGCGCAGGACTCCGCACGCGCAGGGGCGCTGCCGGCCGAGGAGATCATCGACGCCGTCGTGGACGCACTGCCCACCGCACCCGTCACGTTGACCCCCGTCCTCAACGCCAGCGGCGTCCTGCTGCACACCAACCTCGGTCGGGCACCGCTGTCGGACGCTGCAGTGCGCGCGCTCGCCGAGGCCGCGGGGACCAACGACGTGGAGCTGGACCTGGACACGGGCCGACGGGGCCGGCGCGGTCGTGGGGCCCTCGACGCGCTGCGAGCCGCCGTCGCCTCGGCGGGCGACGTCCACGTGGTGAACAACGGCGCGGCTGCACTCGCGCTGGTAGCGACCGCGCTGGGCGGGCCGGGCCGGACGATCGTCATCGCGCGCGGGGAGATGGTGGAGATCGGCGACGGCTTCCGCCTGCCCGAGCTGCTCGAATCCACGGGCACCCGACTGCGCGAGGTCGGCACGACCAATCGCGTCAACGCCGGCGACTACGCCCGTGCAATCGACGACACCACGGCGTTCGTCCTCAAGGTCCACCCGTCCAACTTCGTGGTGAGCGGTTTCACCTCGACCGTCCATCCCGCCGAACTCCGCGATCTCGGGGTGCCGCTGGTGGTGGACATCGGCTCGGGTCTTCTTGCTCCCCACCCCGCGCTGCCGGACGAGCCGGACATGACCTCGACACTGGCCGCGGGCGCCGACCTCGTCACCGCGAGCGGGGACAAGCTGCTCGGTGGCCCGCAGGCCGGCGTGTTGGCGGGTGACGCCGACCTCGTGCACCGCCTGCGCCGCCACCCCCTCGCCCGCGCGCTGCGGGTCGACAAGCTCACCCTGGCCGCGCTCGAGGCGACGCTGCGGGGCCCGCGCCCGCCGGTCGTCGCCGGTCTCGAGGCCGACCCCGCCGCACTGTGGGTCCGGGCCGAGCGGCTGGCGGGACGACTGCGTGAGGCGGGCCTCGATGCGCAGGCCGTCCGGTCCGTCGCCGCGGTCGGCGGCGGGGGAGCGCCCGGCGTCGACCTGCCGAGCGCGGCGGTGTCCCTGCCGGAGCGCTTCGCCGACTCCCTGCGCGCGGGACGCCCCGCCGTCCTGGGACGCGTGACCGACGGCCGGTGCCTGCTGGATCTGCGTGCGTTGCCCGGTGGCGACGACGACGAGCTGGGTCGGCTCGTGCTCCGGGCGGGGGCGCTGGCCTGA